Proteins from a genomic interval of Scatophagus argus isolate fScaArg1 chromosome 6, fScaArg1.pri, whole genome shotgun sequence:
- the LOC124060483 gene encoding kelch-like protein 23 — MQKTIGAAVSCEMACRADTATKSHSFKFVVLSEQTEKLEEDESAVQDPEPDLIPDATLQVEGECFYVNRQQLALQSPYFRALFFGCGIESSKRKIEIKGVGLQHFRDLMEYSRTSSLALDRENVLGILETADFLQLERARLLCCKFLERELHLSNCLGMMAYAWQLGCTQLYKAARQVVLTHFSAIVTEEDFLFLSKETIADLLASDDLVIHKDDLALEATLLWVSFDPKREEHFMELIELVRPESLSVPFITQLLTRMKSSDPRAKLICMLNEHFPASWSMGRSMRRSRARETLFVLGGPHDQEQQALYQFHPLSGRWQSCAPLQRKNLTQYSVAAVGDNVVVTGGYFRDVLWFSVDWVKIYECGNQRWVDGPALRKSRHSHCSIGLDTVLYVLGGSMDEGLVADVERLVLESEKGWEEVSPMVRAVERAATVALESCIYVACGLDENGEAYGGIQRYMVKEDEWDVVSYSPFPRYDLVATELNGALYLFGGQALRLDVETDEWTLLEDEECLDRKFFSGCTTVSSQIYLVGEKKSNKAFPNMVLMDPYIDTCIEADDAIPCPVPLRGCVTMRMVT, encoded by the exons ATGCAAAAGACCATTGGTGCAGCTGTTTCTTGTGAAATGGCCTGCAGAGCTGACACTGCGACTAAATCTCATAGCTTTAAATTCGTAGTTCTTTCTGAACAGACTGAGAAACTTGAGGAGGACGAATCTGCTGTACAAGACCCTGAGCCTGATTTAATCCCTGATGCTACTCTGCAAGTAGAAGGAGAATGTTTTTATGTCAACCGCCAACAGCTGGCCCTCCAGAGTCCCTACTTCAGAGCTCTGTTTTTTGGCTGTGGCATAGAGAGCAGCAAAAGGAAAATTGAGATTAAAGGTGTGGGTCTGCAGCATTTCAGGGATTTGATGGAATACAGCCGGACATCCAGTCTAGCTTTGGACCGAGAAAATGTTCTGGGGATCCTTGAGACTGCAGACTTTTTACAGCTGGAGCGAGCCAGACTGCTTTGCTGCAAGTTCCTGGAACGTGAGCTGCACCTGAGTAACTGTCTGGGAATGATGGCCTATGCCTGGCAGCTGGGCTGCACTCAGCTCTACAAGGCGGCACGGCAGGTGGTGCTCACACACTTCTCTGCTATTGTCACTGAAGAggacttcctgttcctgtctaAAGAGACCATAGCAGACCTTCTTGCCAGTGATGACCTGGTCATCCATAAAGATGATCTGGCCCTGGAGGCCACCCTGCTTTGGGTGTCATTTGACCCAAAACGCGAAGAACATTTTATGGAGCTCATTGAGCTGGTCAGGCCTGAGTCACTCTCTGTACCATTTATCACTCAACTATTGACCAGAATGAAAAGCTCCGACCCCAGAGCCAAGCTGATCTGCATGCTGAATGAACATTTCCCAGCATCTTGGTCAATGGGCAGGTCAATGAGGAGGTCCAGGGCCAGAGAGACTCTCTTTGTCCTGGGTGGGCCTCATGATCAGGAACAACAGGCACTTTACCAGTTTCATCCACTCAGTGGTAGATGGCAAAGCTGTGCACCTCTGCAGAGAAAGAACCTCACACAGTACTCGGTAGCTGCAGTAG GAGATAATGTGGTTGTGACAGGTGGCTACTTCCGGGATGTGCTGTGGTTCAGCGTGGACTGGGTCAAGATATATGAATGTGGGAACCAGCGCTGGGTGGATGGTCCGGCCCTACGGAAGTCCAGGCACAGCCACTGCTCTATAGGACTGGACACAGTACTGTATGTCCTTGGGGGCAGCATGGATGAAGGGCTTGTGGCCGATGTAGAGAGGTTGGTCCTGGAGTCAGAGAAGGGTTGGGAGGAGGTCAGTCCTATGGTTAGGGCTGTGGAGAGGGCAGCCACTGTCGCTCTGGAGTCGTGTATCTATGTGGCGTGTGGCCTGGATGAAAACGGTGAGGCCTATGGTGGAATTCAGAGGTATATGGTGAAGGAGGATGAGTGGGATGTGGTCTCCTATTCTCCATTTCCACG ATATGACCTGGTTGCCACAGAGCTCAACGGTGCCCTTTACCTGTTTGGAGGCCAAGCTTTGCGTCTTGATGTGGAGACAGATGAGTGGACTCTCCTGGAGGACGAGGAATGTCTGGACAGGAAGTTCTTCTCTGGCTGCACAACAGTCAGCAGCCAGATATACCTGGTTGGTGAGAAGAAGAGCAACAAAGCGTTCCCAAACATGGTGCTGATGGACCCTTACATAGACACTTGTATTGAAGCAGATGATGCCATACCTTGCCCGGTGCCCCTCAGAGGGTGTGTCACCATGAGAATGGTCACATGA
- the lsm7 gene encoding U6 snRNA-associated Sm-like protein LSm7 produces MTSTTGAQRFDWWNISEVKVFLPCHAANMADKEKKKKESIFDLSKYIDKPIRVKFQGGREASGVLKGFDPLLNLVLDGTIEYMRDPDDQLKLTEDTRQLGLVVCRGTSVVLICPQDGMEAIPNPFIQQQDG; encoded by the exons ATGACGTCAACTACGGGCGCTCAACGATTTGATTGGTGGAATATTTCTGAGGTCAAAGTTTTTCTTCCGTGTCACGCAGCTAACATGGCG gacaaagaaaagaagaaaaaggagagcaTCTTCGACTTGTCAAAGTACATCGACAAGCCCATTCGTGTGAAGTTTCAAGGAGGACGAGAGG CCAGCGGTGTCCTGAAAGGTTTTGATCCTTTGTTAAACCTGGTGCTTGACGGCACTATCGAGTATATGCGAG ACCCAGATGACCAGCTGAAGCTAACAGAAGACACCAGGCAGCTGGGTCTGGTGGTCTGCAGAGGAACCTCCGTAGTGCTCATCTGTCCTCAGGATGGCATGGAGGCTATACCAAACCCGTTCATACAGCAGCAAGATGGCTAA